A window from Panicum virgatum chloroplast, complete genome encodes these proteins:
- the rpoC1 gene encoding RNA polymerase beta — MIDQYKHKQLKIGLVSPQQIRAWAKKILPNGEVVGEVTRPSTFHYKTDKPEKDGLFCERIFGPIKSGICACGNSRASVAENEDERFCQKCGVEFVDSRIRRYQMGYIKLACPVTHVWYLKGLPSYIANLLDKPLKKLEGLVYGDFSFARPSAKKPTFLRLRGLFEDEISSCNHSISPFFSTPGFATFRNREIATGAGAIREQLADLDLRIIIENSLVEWKELEDEGYSGDEWEDRKRRIRKVFLIRRMQLAKHFLQTNVEPEWMVLCLLPVLPPELRPIVYRSGDKVVTSDINELYKRVIRRNNNLAYLLKRSELAPADLVMCQEKLVQEAVDTLLDSGSRGQPTRDGHNKVYKSLSDVIEGKEGRFRETLLGKRVDYSGRSVIVVGPSLSLHQCGLPLEIAIKLFQLFVIRDLITKRATSNVRIAKRKIWEKEPIVWEILQEVMRGHPVLLNRAPTLHRLGIQAFQPTLVEGRTICLHPLVCKGFNADFDGDQMAVHLPLSLEAQAEARLLMFSHMNLLSPAIGDPICVPTQDMLIGLYVLTIGNRRGICANRYNSCGNSPNKKVKYNNNNFYKYTKDKEPHFSSSYDALGAYRQKRIGLNSPLWLRWKLDQRIVGSREVPIEVQYESFGTYHEIYAHYLVVGNRKKEIRSIYIRTTLGHISFYREIEEAIQGFSRAYSYTI; from the coding sequence ATGATTGACCAATATAAACATAAACAACTTAAAATTGGACTCGTTTCCCCTCAACAAATAAGGGCTTGGGCTAAAAAAATCCTACCTAATGGGGAAGTCGTTGGCGAAGTCACAAGGCCCTCCACTTTTCATTATAAAACCGATAAACCAGAAAAAGATGGATTGTTTTGCGAAAGAATCTTTGGACCCATAAAAAGCGGAATTTGTGCTTGTGGAAATTCTCGAGCGAGCGTAGCTGAAAACGAAGACGAAAGATTTTGCCAAAAATGCGGGGTAGAATTTGTTGATTCTCGGATACGAAGATATCAAATGGGCTACATAAAACTGGCATGTCCAGTGACTCATGTGTGGTATTTGAAAGGTCTTCCTAGTTATATCGCGAATCTTTTAGATAAACCCCTTAAGAAATTGGAGGGCCTAGTATATGGCGATTTCTCTTTTGCTAGGCCCAGCGCTAAAAAACCTACTTTCTTACGATTACGGGGTTTATTCGAAGATGAAATTTCATCCTGTAACCACAGTATTTCTCCCTTTTTTTCTACCCCAGGCTTTGCAACATTTCGAAATCGGGAAATTGCGACAGGAGCAGGTGCTATTAGAGAACAATTAGCGGATTTGGATTTGCGAATTATTATAGAGAATTCCTTGGTTGAATGGAAAGAATTAGAAGACGAGGGGTATAGTGGAGATGAATGGGAAGATAGAAAAAGACGAATAAGAAAAGTTTTTTTGATTAGACGCATGCAATTGGCGAAACATTTTCTTCAAACAAATGTAGAACCAGAATGGATGGTTTTGTGCTTATTACCGGTTCTTCCTCCTGAATTGAGACCCATTGTTTATAGGTCTGGGGATAAAGTAGTGACTTCGGATATTAATGAACTTTATAAGAGAGTTATCCGTCGGAACAACAACCTTGCCTATCTATTAAAAAGAAGTGAATTAGCACCAGCAGATTTAGTAATGTGCCAGGAAAAATTGGTACAAGAAGCCGTGGATACACTTCTTGATAGTGGGTCCCGCGGGCAACCGACAAGGGATGGTCACAATAAAGTATACAAATCACTTTCAGATGTAATTGAGGGTAAAGAGGGGAGGTTTCGCGAGACTCTGCTTGGGAAACGGGTCGATTACTCGGGGCGTTCTGTCATTGTTGTGGGTCCTTCGCTTTCATTACATCAATGTGGATTACCTCTAGAGATAGCAATAAAGCTTTTTCAGCTATTTGTAATTCGCGATTTAATCACGAAACGTGCTACTTCTAATGTCAGGATCGCTAAAAGGAAAATTTGGGAAAAGGAACCCATTGTATGGGAAATACTTCAAGAAGTTATGCGGGGACATCCTGTACTGTTGAACAGAGCACCTACCCTGCATAGATTAGGCATACAGGCCTTCCAACCCACTTTAGTAGAGGGGCGTACTATTTGTTTACATCCATTAGTGTGTAAGGGTTTCAATGCGGACTTTGATGGGGATCAAATGGCTGTTCATCTACCTTTATCCTTGGAAGCTCAGGCGGAAGCCCGTTTACTTATGTTTTCTCATATGAATCTCCTGTCTCCCGCTATTGGAGATCCCATTTGCGTGCCAACCCAAGACATGCTTATCGGACTTTATGTATTAACGATTGGAAACCGTCGAGGTATTTGTGCAAATAGATATAATAGTTGCGGAAACTCTCCAAATAAAAAAGTAAAATACAATAATAACAATTTTTATAAGTATACGAAAGATAAAGAACCCCATTTTTCTAGTTCCTATGATGCACTGGGAGCTTATAGACAGAAACGAATCGGTTTAAACAGTCCCTTGTGGCTCCGATGGAAACTAGATCAACGCATCGTTGGGTCAAGAGAAGTTCCGATTGAAGTTCAATATGAATCTTTTGGGACTTATCATGAGATTTATGCCCACTATCTGGTAGTGGGAAATAGAAAAAAAGAAATCCGTTCTATATACATTCGAACCACTCTTGGTCATATTTCTTTTTATAGAGAAATAGAGGAAGCCATACAAGGATTTAGTCGGGCCTATTCATACACTATCTAA
- the rps2 gene encoding ribosomal protein S2, with protein sequence MTRRYWNINLKEMIEAGVHFGHGIKKWNPKMAPYISAKRKGTHITNLARTARFLSEACDLVFDAASQGKSFLIVGTKKRAADLVASAAIRSRCHYVNKKWFSGMLTNWSITKTRLSQFRDLRAEEKMGKFHHLPKRDAAILKRKLSTLQRYLGGIKYMTRLPDIVIVLDQQKEYIALRECAILGIPTISLVDTNCDPDLANISIPANDDTMTSIRLILNKLVFAISEGRSLYIRNR encoded by the coding sequence ATGACAAGAAGATATTGGAACATCAATTTGAAAGAGATGATAGAAGCGGGAGTTCATTTTGGTCATGGTATTAAGAAATGGAATCCTAAAATGGCCCCTTACATCTCGGCAAAGCGTAAAGGTACTCATATTACAAATCTCGCTAGAACAGCTCGTTTTTTATCAGAAGCTTGTGATTTAGTTTTTGATGCAGCAAGTCAGGGAAAAAGCTTCTTAATTGTTGGTACCAAAAAAAGAGCAGCGGATTTAGTAGCATCAGCTGCAATAAGATCTCGTTGTCATTATGTTAATAAAAAGTGGTTCAGTGGTATGTTAACGAATTGGTCGATTACCAAAACTAGACTTTCTCAATTTAGAGACTTAAGAGCAGAAGAAAAAATGGGAAAATTCCACCATCTCCCAAAAAGAGATGCGGCAATCTTAAAGAGAAAATTATCTACCTTGCAAAGATATCTCGGCGGAATCAAATATATGACGAGGTTGCCTGACATTGTGATCGTCCTTGATCAGCAAAAAGAGTATATAGCTCTTCGGGAATGTGCCATTTTGGGGATTCCTACTATTTCTTTAGTCGATACAAATTGTGACCCAGATCTCGCGAATATATCGATTCCTGCCAACGATGACACTATGACTTCAATTCGATTAATTCTTAACAAATTAGTATTTGCAATTTCTGAGGGCCGTTCTCTCTATATAAGAAATCGTTGA
- the rpoB gene encoding RNA polymerase beta subunit, giving the protein MLRNGNEGMSTIPGFSQIQFEGFCRFINQGLAEELEKFPTIKDPDHEIAFQLFAKGYQLLEPSIKERDAVYESLTYSSELYVSARLIFGFDVQKQTISIGNIPIMNSLGTFIINGIYRIVINQILLSPGIYYRSELDHKGISIYTGTIISDWGGRSELAIDKKERIWARVSRKQKISILVLSSAMGLNLREILDNVSYPEIFLSFPNAKEKKKIESKEKAILEFYQQFACVGGDLVFSESLCEELQKKFFQQKCELGRVGRRNMNRRLNLDIPQNNTFLVPRDVLAATDQLIGMKFGTGILDDDDMNHLKNKRIRSVADLLQDQFGQALGRLQHAVQKTIRRVFIRQSKPTPQTLVTPTSTSILLITTYETFFGTYPLSQVFDQTNPLTQTVHGRKVSCLGPGGLTGRTASFRSRDIHPSHYGRICPIDTSEGINVGLTGSLAIHARIDHWWGSIESPFYEISEKAKEKKERQVVYLSPNRDEYYMIAAGNSLSLNQGIQEEQVVPARYRQEFLTIAWEQIHVRSIFPFQYFSIGGSLIPFIEHNDANRALMSSNMQRQAVPLSRSEKCIVGTGLERQTALDSRVSVIAEREGKIISSDSHKILLSSSGKTISIPLVAHRRSNKNTCMHQKPRVPQGKSIKKGQILAEGAATVGGELALGKNILVAYMPWEGYNFEDAVLISERLVYEDIYTSFHIRKYEIQTDTTSQGSAEKITKEIPHLEEHLLCNLDRNGVVKLGSWVETGDILVGKLTPQIASESSYIAEAGLLRAIFGLEVSTSKETSLKLPIGGRGRVIDVKWIQRDPLDIMVRVYILQKREIKVGDKVAGRHGNKGIISKILPRQDMPYLQDGTPVDMVFNPLGVPSRMNVGQIFESSLGLAGDLLKKHYRIAPFDERYEQEASRKVVFSELYEASKQTKNPWVFEPEYPGKSRIFDGRTGDPFEQPVLIGKSYILKLIHQVDEKIHGRSTGPYSLVTQQPVRGRAKQGGQRVGEMEVWALEGFGVAHILQEILTYKSDHLIARQEILNATIWGKRVPNHEDPPESFRVLVRELRSLALELNHFLVSEKNFQVNREDV; this is encoded by the coding sequence ATGCTCCGGAATGGAAATGAGGGAATGTCCACAATACCTGGATTTAGTCAGATCCAATTCGAGGGATTTTGTAGATTCATTAATCAAGGCTTGGCAGAAGAACTTGAGAAGTTTCCAACAATTAAAGATCCAGATCACGAAATTGCATTTCAATTATTTGCGAAAGGATATCAATTGCTAGAACCCTCGATAAAAGAAAGGGATGCTGTGTATGAATCACTCACCTATTCTTCCGAATTATATGTATCTGCGAGATTAATTTTTGGTTTCGATGTGCAAAAGCAAACCATTTCTATTGGAAACATTCCTATAATGAATTCCTTAGGAACCTTTATAATAAATGGAATATACCGAATTGTGATCAATCAAATATTGCTAAGTCCTGGTATTTATTACCGCTCGGAATTAGACCATAAGGGAATTTCCATATACACCGGGACTATAATATCAGATTGGGGAGGAAGGTCGGAATTAGCAATTGATAAAAAAGAAAGGATATGGGCTCGTGTGAGTAGAAAACAAAAGATATCCATTTTAGTTCTATCATCAGCTATGGGTTTAAATCTAAGAGAAATTTTAGATAATGTTTCCTACCCCGAAATTTTCTTGTCTTTCCCGAATGCTAAGGAGAAGAAGAAGATTGAGTCAAAAGAAAAAGCTATTTTGGAGTTTTATCAACAATTTGCTTGTGTAGGTGGGGACCTGGTATTTTCGGAGTCCTTATGCGAGGAATTACAAAAGAAATTTTTTCAACAAAAATGTGAATTAGGAAGAGTTGGTCGACGAAATATGAATCGGAGACTGAATCTTGATATCCCTCAGAACAATACATTCTTGGTACCACGAGATGTATTGGCCGCTACGGATCAGTTGATTGGAATGAAATTTGGAACGGGTATACTTGACGATGACGATATGAATCACTTGAAAAATAAACGTATTCGTTCGGTTGCGGATCTGTTACAAGATCAATTCGGACAGGCTCTTGGCCGTTTACAACATGCGGTTCAAAAAACTATCCGTAGAGTATTCATACGTCAATCGAAACCGACTCCACAAACTTTGGTAACTCCAACTTCAACTTCGATTTTATTAATAACTACTTATGAGACCTTTTTTGGCACATATCCCTTATCTCAAGTTTTTGATCAAACCAATCCATTGACACAAACGGTTCATGGGCGAAAAGTGAGTTGTTTGGGTCCTGGAGGATTGACGGGGAGAACTGCAAGTTTTCGGAGCCGAGATATTCATCCGAGTCACTATGGGCGTATTTGTCCAATTGACACGTCCGAAGGAATCAATGTTGGACTTACCGGATCATTAGCTATTCATGCGAGAATTGATCACTGGTGGGGATCTATAGAGAGTCCGTTTTATGAAATATCTGAGAAGGCAAAAGAAAAAAAAGAGAGACAGGTGGTTTATTTATCACCAAATAGAGATGAATATTATATGATAGCAGCAGGAAATTCTTTGTCCTTGAATCAGGGTATTCAGGAAGAACAGGTTGTTCCAGCTAGATACCGTCAAGAATTCCTGACTATTGCATGGGAACAGATTCATGTTAGAAGTATTTTCCCTTTCCAATATTTTTCTATTGGGGGTTCTCTCATTCCTTTTATTGAGCATAATGATGCGAATCGGGCTTTAATGAGTTCTAATATGCAACGCCAAGCAGTTCCACTTTCTCGGTCCGAGAAGTGCATTGTTGGAACTGGATTGGAACGCCAAACAGCTCTAGATTCGAGGGTTTCCGTTATAGCCGAACGCGAGGGAAAGATCATTTCTAGTGATAGTCATAAGATCCTTTTATCAAGTAGTGGGAAAACCATAAGTATTCCTTTAGTTGCCCATCGGCGCTCTAACAAAAATACTTGTATGCACCAAAAACCTCGGGTTCCGCAGGGTAAATCCATTAAAAAAGGGCAAATTTTAGCGGAGGGAGCAGCTACAGTTGGTGGGGAACTTGCTTTAGGAAAAAACATTTTAGTAGCTTATATGCCCTGGGAGGGTTACAATTTTGAAGACGCAGTACTAATTAGCGAACGTTTGGTATATGAGGATATTTATACTTCTTTTCACATCCGAAAATATGAAATTCAGACGGATACGACAAGCCAAGGCTCCGCTGAAAAAATCACTAAAGAAATACCACATCTAGAAGAACATTTACTCTGCAATTTGGACAGAAATGGAGTTGTGAAGTTGGGATCCTGGGTAGAAACTGGCGATATTTTAGTAGGTAAATTAACGCCTCAGATAGCGAGCGAATCGTCGTATATCGCGGAAGCTGGATTATTACGGGCTATTTTTGGTCTTGAGGTATCCACTTCAAAAGAAACTTCTCTCAAACTACCTATAGGTGGAAGAGGGCGCGTTATCGATGTGAAATGGATCCAGAGGGACCCCCTTGACATAATGGTTCGTGTATATATTTTACAGAAGCGTGAAATCAAAGTTGGGGATAAAGTAGCCGGAAGACACGGGAATAAGGGGATCATTTCAAAAATTTTGCCTAGGCAAGATATGCCCTATTTGCAAGATGGAACACCTGTTGATATGGTCTTCAATCCCTTAGGAGTACCCTCGCGAATGAATGTGGGACAAATATTTGAAAGCTCGCTCGGATTAGCAGGGGATCTGCTAAAGAAACATTATAGAATAGCACCCTTTGATGAGAGATATGAGCAAGAGGCTTCAAGAAAAGTTGTGTTTTCGGAATTATATGAAGCTAGTAAACAAACAAAAAATCCATGGGTATTTGAACCCGAGTACCCGGGAAAAAGCAGAATATTTGATGGAAGAACAGGAGATCCCTTCGAACAGCCTGTTCTAATAGGGAAGTCCTATATCTTAAAATTAATTCATCAAGTTGATGAAAAAATTCATGGACGTTCTACTGGGCCCTACTCACTTGTTACCCAACAGCCTGTTAGAGGAAGAGCTAAGCAAGGGGGACAACGAGTAGGAGAAATGGAAGTTTGGGCTTTAGAAGGATTTGGTGTTGCTCATATTTTACAAGAGATACTTACTTATAAATCTGATCATCTTATAGCTCGCCAAGAAATACTTAATGCTACGATCTGGGGAAAAAGAGTGCCTAATCACGAGGATCCTCCAGAATCTTTTCGAGTGCTCGTTCGAGAACTACGATCTTTAGCTCTAGAACTGAACCATTTCCTTGTATCTGAGAAGAACTTCCAGGTTAATAGGGAGGATGTTTGA
- the rpoC2 gene encoding RNA polymerase beta subunit — MAERANLVFHNKEIDGTAMKRLISRLIDHFGMGYTSHILDQIKTLGFHQATTTSISLGIEDLLTIPSKGWLVQDAEQQSFLLEKHYYYGAVHAVEKLRQSVEIWYATSEYLKQEMNSNFRITDPSNPVYLMSFSGARGNASQVHQLVGMRGLMADPQGQMIDLPIQSNLREGLSLTEYIISCYGARKGVVDTAVRTADAGYLTRRLVEVVQHIIVRRRDCGTIRGISVSPQNGMTEKLFVQTLIGRVLADDIYIGSRCIAARNQDIGIGLVNRFITAFRAQPFRAQPIYIRTPFTCRSTSWICQLCYGRSPTHGDLVELGEAVGIIAGQSIGEPGTQLTLRTFHTGGVFTGGTADLVRSPSNGKIQFNEDLVHPTRTRHGQPAFLCYIDLHVTIQSQDILHSVNIPLKSLILVQNDQYVESEQVIAEIRAGTSTLHFKEKIQKHIYSESDGEMHWSTDVYHAPEYQYGNLRRLPKTSHLWILSVSMCRSSIASFSLHKDQDQMNTYSFSVHGRDIFDLSMANDQVSHRLLDTFGKKDREILDYLTPDRIVSNGHWNFVYPSILQDNSDLLAKKRRNGFVVPLQYHQEQEKELISCLGISIEIPFMGVLRRNTIFASFDDPRYRKDKRGSGIVKFRYRTLEEEYRSREGEYRTREEEYRTREEEYRTREEDSEEEYESTENEHRIREGEGKYEILEDEYRTLEDEYETLEDEYGILEDEYRTLEKDSEEEYGSPENEYKTREGEGEYEILEDKYRALEEDSEEEYGSSEDGSEKEYGTLEEDSEEDSEDEYGSPEEDSILKKEGFIEHRGTKEFSLKYQKEVDRFFFILQELHLLPRSSSLKVLDNSIIGVDTQLTKNTRSRLGGLVRVKRKKSHTELKIFSGDIHFPEEADKILGGSLIPPEREKKDYKESKKRKNWVYVQRKKILKSKEKYFVSVRPAVAYQMDEGRNLATLFPQDLLQEEDNLQLRLVNFISHENSKLTQRIYHTNSQFVRTCLVVNWEQEEKEGARASLVEVRTNDLIRDFLRIELVKSTTSYTRRRYDRTSVGLIPNNRLDRNNTNSFYSKAKIQSLSQHQEAIGTLLNRSNPSLMILSASNCSRIGLFKNSKYPNAVKESNPRIPIRDIFGLLGAIVPSVSNFSSSYYLLTHNQILLKKYLFLENLKQTFQVLQGLKYSLIDENKRISNFDSNIMLEPFHLNWHFIHHDSWEETSAIIYLGQFICENVCLFKSHIKKSGQIFIVNMDSFVLRAAKPYLATIGATVHGHYGKILYKGDRLVTFIYEKSRSSDITQGLPKVEQIFEARSIDSLSPNLERRIQDWNERIPRILGVPWGFLIGAELTIAQSRISLVNKIQKVYRSQGVQIHNRHIEIIIRQVTSKVRVSEDGMSSVFLPGELIGLLRAERAGRALDESIYYRAILLGITRASLNTQSFISEASFQETARVLAKAALRGRIDWLKGLKENVVLGGIIPVGTGFQKFVHRSPQDKNLYFEIQKKNLFASEMRDILFLHTELVSSDSDVTNNFYET; from the coding sequence ATGGCAGAACGGGCCAACTTGGTCTTTCATAATAAAGAGATAGACGGAACTGCTATGAAACGACTTATTAGCAGATTAATAGATCATTTCGGAATGGGATATACATCCCATATACTGGATCAAATAAAGACTCTGGGCTTCCATCAAGCCACTACTACATCGATTTCTTTAGGAATCGAGGATCTTTTAACAATACCCTCTAAAGGATGGTTAGTCCAAGACGCGGAACAACAGAGTTTTCTTTTGGAGAAACACTATTATTATGGGGCTGTACACGCGGTAGAAAAATTACGCCAATCCGTTGAGATATGGTATGCTACAAGTGAATATTTGAAACAAGAAATGAATTCGAATTTTCGAATAACGGATCCTTCTAATCCAGTCTATCTAATGTCTTTTTCAGGAGCCAGAGGAAATGCATCTCAGGTACACCAATTAGTAGGTATGAGAGGGTTAATGGCGGATCCTCAAGGACAAATGATTGATTTACCTATTCAAAGCAATTTACGCGAGGGACTTTCTTTGACAGAATATATAATTTCCTGCTACGGAGCCCGAAAAGGGGTTGTAGATACTGCTGTACGAACAGCGGATGCTGGCTATCTTACACGTAGACTTGTTGAAGTAGTTCAACATATTATTGTGCGTAGAAGAGATTGTGGTACTATCCGAGGTATTTCTGTGAGTCCTCAAAATGGGATGACGGAAAAACTTTTTGTCCAAACACTAATTGGTCGTGTATTAGCAGACGATATATATATTGGTTCACGATGCATTGCTGCTCGAAATCAAGATATTGGAATTGGATTAGTCAATCGATTCATAACTGCCTTTCGAGCACAACCGTTTCGAGCACAACCAATATATATTAGAACCCCCTTTACTTGCCGGAGCACATCTTGGATCTGTCAATTATGTTATGGGCGGAGTCCCACTCATGGGGATCTGGTCGAATTGGGGGAAGCTGTAGGTATTATTGCAGGTCAATCCATTGGGGAGCCAGGGACTCAACTAACACTAAGAACTTTTCATACTGGTGGAGTATTCACAGGGGGTACTGCCGACCTTGTACGATCCCCCTCAAATGGAAAAATCCAATTCAATGAGGATTTGGTTCACCCCACACGTACCCGTCATGGACAACCTGCTTTTCTATGCTATATAGACTTGCATGTAACTATTCAGAGTCAGGATATTCTACATAGTGTGAATATTCCGTTAAAAAGCTTGATTCTAGTGCAAAATGATCAATATGTAGAATCCGAACAAGTAATTGCGGAGATTCGTGCCGGAACGTCCACTTTGCATTTTAAAGAAAAGATACAAAAGCATATTTATTCCGAATCTGACGGGGAAATGCACTGGAGTACTGATGTTTACCATGCCCCCGAATATCAATATGGTAATCTTCGTCGATTACCAAAAACAAGCCATTTATGGATATTGTCAGTAAGTATGTGCAGATCCAGTATAGCATCCTTTTCGCTCCACAAGGATCAAGATCAAATGAATACTTATTCTTTTTCTGTTCATGGAAGAGATATCTTTGACCTATCAATGGCTAATGATCAAGTAAGCCATAGACTCTTGGATACTTTTGGTAAAAAAGATAGGGAAATTCTTGATTATTTAACGCCAGATCGAATCGTGTCCAACGGTCATTGGAATTTTGTCTATCCTTCTATTCTTCAAGATAACTCGGATTTGTTGGCGAAAAAGCGAAGAAATGGGTTCGTCGTTCCATTACAATATCATCAAGAACAAGAGAAAGAGCTAATATCCTGTTTGGGTATTTCAATTGAAATACCCTTTATGGGTGTTTTACGTAGAAATACTATTTTTGCTTCTTTTGACGATCCACGATACAGAAAAGATAAAAGGGGTTCAGGAATTGTGAAATTTAGATATAGGACCCTAGAGGAAGAATATCGGTCCCGAGAGGGAGAGTATAGGACTCGAGAGGAAGAGTATAGGACTCGAGAGGAAGAGTATAGGACTCGAGAGGAAGACTCAGAGGAAGAATATGAGAGCACAGAGAATGAACATAGGATCCGAGAGGGAGAGGGCAAATATGAAATCCTAGAAGACGAATATAGAACTCTAGAGGACGAATATGAAACCCTAGAAGATGAATATGGGATCTTAGAGGACGAATATAGGACTCTAGAGAAAGACTCAGAGGAAGAATATGGTAGCCCAGAGAACGAATATAAGACCCGAGAGGGAGAGGGCGAATATGAAATCCTAGAAGACAAATATAGGGCTCTAGAGGAAGACTCAGAAGAAGAATATGGGAGCTCTGAAGATGGCTCAGAAAAGGAATATGGGACTTTAGAAGAAGACTCAGAGGAAGACTCAGAAGACGAATATGGGAGCCCGGAGGAAGATTCCATCTTAAAAAAAGAGGGTTTTATTGAGCATCGAGGAACAAAAGAATTTAGTCTAAAATACCAAAAAGAAGTAGATCGGTTTTTTTTCATTCTTCAAGAACTGCATCTCTTGCCGAGATCCTCATCCCTAAAGGTACTTGATAATAGTATTATTGGAGTCGATACACAACTCACAAAAAATACAAGAAGTAGACTAGGTGGATTGGTCCGAGTGAAGAGAAAAAAAAGCCATACAGAACTCAAAATCTTTTCCGGAGATATTCATTTTCCTGAAGAGGCGGATAAGATATTAGGTGGCAGTTTGATACCACCAGAAAGAGAAAAAAAAGATTATAAGGAATCAAAAAAAAGGAAAAATTGGGTTTATGTTCAACGAAAAAAAATTCTCAAAAGCAAGGAAAAGTATTTTGTTTCGGTTCGACCTGCAGTCGCATATCAAATGGACGAAGGGAGAAATTTAGCAACACTTTTCCCGCAGGATCTCCTGCAAGAAGAGGATAATCTCCAACTTCGACTTGTCAATTTTATTTCTCATGAAAATAGCAAGTTAACTCAAAGAATTTATCACACGAATAGTCAATTCGTTCGAACTTGCTTAGTAGTGAATTGGGAACAAGAAGAAAAAGAGGGGGCTCGTGCTTCTCTTGTTGAGGTAAGAACAAATGATCTGATTCGCGATTTCCTAAGAATTGAGTTAGTTAAGTCTACTACTTCGTATACACGAAGAAGGTATGATAGGACAAGTGTAGGACTTATTCCCAATAATAGGTTAGATCGCAACAATACCAATTCCTTTTATTCCAAAGCGAAGATTCAATCACTTAGCCAACATCAAGAAGCTATTGGCACCTTGTTGAATCGAAGTAATCCATCTTTGATGATTTTGTCGGCATCCAACTGTTCTCGAATTGGTTTATTCAAGAATTCAAAGTATCCCAATGCGGTAAAAGAATCGAATCCTAGAATTCCTATTCGAGATATTTTTGGGCTCTTAGGCGCTATTGTACCTAGTGTATCAAATTTTTCTTCATCTTACTATTTATTAACACATAATCAGATCTTGTTAAAAAAATACTTGTTCCTTGAAAATTTGAAACAAACCTTCCAAGTACTTCAAGGACTTAAATACTCTTTAATAGACGAAAATAAAAGGATTTCGAATTTCGACAGTAACATCATGTTAGAGCCATTCCATTTGAATTGGCACTTTATCCATCATGACTCGTGGGAAGAGACATCGGCAATAATTTACCTTGGACAATTTATTTGTGAAAATGTATGTCTATTTAAATCGCACATAAAAAAATCAGGTCAAATTTTCATTGTTAATATGGACTCCTTTGTTCTAAGAGCAGCTAAGCCTTATTTGGCCACTATAGGAGCAACTGTTCATGGTCATTATGGAAAAATCCTTTACAAAGGAGATAGGTTAGTTACGTTTATATATGAAAAATCGAGATCTAGTGATATAACGCAAGGTCTTCCAAAAGTAGAACAAATCTTCGAAGCGCGTTCAATTGATTCACTATCGCCGAATCTCGAAAGGAGAATTCAGGATTGGAACGAACGTATACCAAGAATTCTTGGGGTTCCCTGGGGATTCTTGATTGGAGCTGAGCTAACCATAGCCCAAAGTCGTATCTCTTTGGTTAATAAGATACAAAAGGTTTATCGATCCCAAGGGGTACAGATCCATAATAGACATATAGAGATTATTATACGCCAAGTAACATCAAAAGTAAGGGTTTCCGAAGATGGAATGTCTAGTGTTTTTTTACCTGGGGAATTAATAGGACTATTGCGAGCGGAACGAGCAGGGCGGGCTTTAGATGAATCGATCTATTATCGGGCAATCTTATTGGGAATAACAAGGGCTTCCCTGAATACCCAAAGTTTCATATCTGAAGCAAGTTTTCAAGAAACTGCTCGAGTTTTAGCAAAAGCTGCCCTACGAGGTCGTATTGATTGGTTGAAAGGCCTGAAAGAAAACGTAGTTCTGGGGGGGATTATACCTGTTGGTACCGGATTCCAAAAATTTGTCCATCGTTCCCCACAAGACAAGAACCTTTATTTCGAAATTCAAAAAAAAAATCTATTCGCGTCGGAAATGAGAGATATTTTGTTTCTCCATACAGAATTAGTTTCTTCTGATTCTGACGTAACAAACAATTTCTATGAAACATAA
- the petN gene encoding cytochrome b6/f complex subunit VIII: protein MDIVSLAWAALMVVFTFSLSLVVWGRSGL, encoded by the coding sequence ATGGATATAGTAAGTCTCGCTTGGGCTGCTTTAATGGTAGTCTTTACATTTTCTCTTTCGCTAGTAGTATGGGGGAGGAGTGGACTCTAG
- the psbM gene encoding photosystem II protein M: protein MEVNILAFIATALFILVPTAFLLIIYVKTASQND from the coding sequence ATGGAAGTCAATATTCTCGCATTTATTGCTACTGCATTGTTCATTCTAGTTCCTACTGCCTTTTTACTTATTATTTATGTAAAAACAGCCAGCCAAAATGATTAA